One part of the Desulfuromonas acetoxidans DSM 684 genome encodes these proteins:
- a CDS encoding cytochrome c3 family protein → MKKLIIALLLVAVSASFSLASDVITYAEGCKKGSVTFDHKSHGEFVENGCKNAACHGDATPAKIAVDKKTAHGKMCKICHKNAGGPTRCGECHVK, encoded by the coding sequence ATGAAAAAACTCATCATTGCCTTACTTCTGGTTGCCGTGTCTGCTTCATTTTCATTGGCATCAGACGTGATCACTTACGCTGAAGGCTGCAAAAAAGGCTCGGTTACTTTTGACCACAAAAGTCATGGTGAATTCGTTGAAAACGGCTGTAAAAACGCGGCCTGCCACGGCGATGCCACCCCGGCAAAAATTGCCGTCGACAAGAAAACCGCTCATGGCAAAATGTGCAAAATTTGCCACAAGAATGCAGGTGGCCCCACCCGTTGCGGCGAATGTCACGTGAAGTAA
- a CDS encoding ion transporter has product MKRPSPFAQSRPPTDSSWRNRLHEIIFEAETTSGKIFDILLILSIIASVAIVMMDSVSSWQTRFGNLFHIAEWVFTLLFTVEYILRLMCIGRPWKYATSFFGIVDLLSILPTYLSLLLPGSKYLLVIRVLRILRVFRVLKLVQYLAEAEMLLRALRSSTRKIAVFLFAVATLVIICGSLMYVVEGEANGFTSIPRSIYWAIVTLTTVGYGDISPQTDVGQILASLIMVMGYGIIAVPTGIVTVGLSRADKAVTTEACPSCSREGHDPDALYCKFCGDPLHLKES; this is encoded by the coding sequence ATGAAACGCCCCTCCCCTTTTGCCCAGTCACGACCACCAACGGATTCAAGTTGGCGCAACCGCCTGCACGAAATTATTTTTGAGGCAGAAACGACCAGCGGGAAAATTTTTGACATCTTGCTGATCCTCAGCATCATCGCCAGTGTGGCCATTGTCATGATGGACAGTGTCAGCAGTTGGCAAACACGTTTTGGCAATCTGTTTCACATCGCCGAGTGGGTGTTCACGCTGCTGTTTACAGTGGAATACATTCTGCGCTTGATGTGTATCGGTCGACCGTGGAAATACGCCACCAGCTTTTTCGGCATTGTCGACCTGCTGTCCATCCTGCCCACCTACCTGAGCCTGCTGTTACCGGGCAGTAAATACCTGTTGGTTATTCGGGTGTTGCGGATCCTACGCGTTTTCAGGGTGTTGAAGCTGGTACAATATCTGGCTGAGGCGGAAATGCTGCTGCGGGCACTTCGCTCCAGCACACGGAAAATAGCGGTATTTCTGTTTGCCGTTGCCACTTTGGTGATCATCTGCGGCTCGCTGATGTATGTTGTCGAGGGAGAGGCCAACGGATTCACCAGCATTCCACGCAGTATCTATTGGGCCATCGTCACCCTGACCACAGTCGGCTATGGAGACATTTCGCCGCAAACCGACGTGGGACAGATCCTGGCCTCATTGATCATGGTTATGGGCTATGGCATCATTGCGGTTCCCACCGGCATTGTCACGGTCGGCCTGAGTCGAGCCGACAAAGCAGTCACCACGGAAGCCTGCCCAAGCTGCAGCCGTGAAGGGCATGACCCCGATGCCCTGTACTGTAAATTTTGCGGCGACCCGCTACATCTCAAAGAATCCTGA